In Zunongwangia sp. HGR-M22, the sequence TAAAAGTCTTTTAAAAGAAGCTTGGGACACTTACCAAGTAGTTTTTTCAAAGGGTATATTTCAACTTTTTACTGTCTCTCAAATACATTCCTAATATTAATTAGAGATCATTGTTAAATCACCTTCTATAATATTTGTTCAATTATTTCAATATTTAAAATAAGTCTGGGTTCTTTTGTTATTCTAAAATTGAGCTTGAAAATTGTGATAATAGTGATGGTTGTAAATTAATTAGATAAGCCTGATTTAGTCATTATCAGTAGTAATATTCCTATAATAAAAAAGCTCCGGATATACCGGAGCTTCTTAGTTTTATGAAGTTAATTTTAATTATTCTTCAACAACTTCCATAGTAGTAAAGGTAATTACACTTCTACGGTTTTTAGCATATTCTTCTTCAGAACATCCTTTTGCTTCAGTACAATCATTTACTGGTTGCGATTCTCCATAACCTTTAGTTGTTATGTTCTCAGAAGCAATACCATTATTTACTAAATATTCCTTAGTAGAATCAGCTCTTCGCTGAGAAAGTTTAAGGTTGTACTCGTCAGATCCTCTAGCATCGGCATGAGAAGCTATTCTAATATTTGTAGCTTCACTATCTTTAAGAATATCTACTACTTTATCAAGTACTTCTTGATATTCAGGAGTTACTTCAGATTTATCAAATTCGAAGTAAATTCTATTTTCATGCGGAATATCAATTTGTCTGGTTTTCTTAACGTACTTAGTTCTTGTGAAAGAATATAAGTTGTCGTTACCGCCTCTATTAGAAGTTAAGTATCCTTTTTTCTCTCCTTCGTTAATAATGAAAGCGAAATCATCGTAAGCACTGTTAATAGAGCTACCAAGGTTTTCAGCTTCTGTAAAATCACCTTCAGATTTATAAACGTCTAAGTTTCCAAATCCTATGTGACCATCTGAAGCGAAGTAAAGAACATTGTCTTCGCTGATAAAAGGAAATTGTTCTCTGTGCTCAGTGTTTATTCCAGGACCAAGGTTTTCTGGAGTACCATAAGTTCCGTCATCATTTACAGAAACTTTATAAAGGTCAAAACCTCCTTGTCCACCTGGCATATCACTAGCAAAGTAAAGTGTAGATCCATCAGGACTTAAAGCTGGGTGCTCTGTAGAGAATTCTGCACTAGTAAAAGGAAGTGCTTCAATATTTGTCCATTGATCTTCAATTAATTCAGCTTTGTAAATTCTAATGTTAGCAACTCTAAGACCTTCTTCAGTTTTAAAACGCTTTTCATTAGTTCTGTCGAAATACATAACTGTACCATCTTCGTTAAATACAGCAGAGCTTTCGTGCTCGTCTGTATTAATTGCATCAGAGAAAAGTACTACGTTGCTAATCTCACCTTCTTCAGAAATCTCACCTGTATATAAGTCTAATGCAGGTTTTTTGTTCCAAGGGTAGATAGGACGAGCAGTATTTCTTGTTGAAGCAAATGCGATTTTATTTTCTCCAAAATATGAGATTCCAAAATCTGAAGATGCAGCATTATCTGCAGCTAACATTTTAGGCTCATAGATATAAAGATTACTAGAATCTACAATGCTTTCTTCGAATTCTTTCATATCTACATCTTTATCATAGTAAGATGCGAAATACTTATCTGCTTCGTCGTTCTTATTTGTGGCACGAAGTGAGTGTGCATATCTGAATTCGTATTCAGGTGCTATCTCTTCATGTCTTTCAAATAAAGTTGAGTACACTCCAGCTGCATTTTGCATCTGATTTGTGTAGAAGTAAGCATCTCCAAGATTTTGAAGAACTTCCTGGTTCTTTTCTGATACTCCTTCGTAGGTCGAAGCAGCATCTATGTAAGCTCGCTGTGCGAAAAGCTTGTCGGCTTTCCTGATTTCAGACCTTTGTCCGAAAGCTGCGATGCTTACAAGAAATATTAATAATGTACTATAAATGTTTTTCATATTAATCTTTTTTAGAAGAATCTAGGAGACTTGTCGTATCCTTTGTTTAAACCGAATAAATCTATATCAAACAACACCATGATTTCATGAGTACCGTCGTTGTAGTTTCCAAAATTCGTAGTAGTATAATCATAAGCATATCCTACACGAAGTTGTGGCGTGATCTTGAAGTTTACTAATCCTGTAACAGATTCGTCGAATCTATAACCTAGACCAGCTTCTAAACGATTGTATAAAAGAACATTTGCAGTTACATCAACAGATAGTGGAGAGTTTTTTACTCCTCTAGCCATAAATGCAGGTTTCAATTTTACATTTTGGCTAAGATCAAAAACATATCCACCAGTAATGTAATAGTGAATTTCTTCTTCTCCTATTCCACTTATACCTTGCTCATTTTCGATATGCTTAGCGGTAAATAGGTTAGGAGCAGATACACCTAAATAATAATTATCGCTAAACCAAAAAGCACCTGCACCAAATACTGGGAAAGTCTCATTATAGTTTTGAAAAGCTAAATCGTTTGGATCTGGAAGAACAATACCTGTAGTGTTAGAATCGAAAGTGGTTAAACCAGCCTTAGCACCAAGGGATAACTTACTGTTATTTGTTAATGGTAATACATAAGCAAAATCTGCAGTAATATTATTCTCTTTAATCCAATCTCCAACTTCGTCATGAACTACGGTTAAACCAACCTCAATTCTTTCGCTTATTGGAGTGTGGGCGAAGAAGTTGGCGGTGCGAGGTGCACCGTCAACATTTACCCACTGAGCTCTATAAATACCACCAAGGTTTAACATCCCTGGATCGTCTGTAGCATATGCCGGGTTCACAACACTCATATTATACATGTATTGTGTGAACACAGGATCCTGCTGAGACATACCCTTTAAAGAAAAAAGGATAATGCCTGTAAATATTAGATATTTTGTGATTATATTTTTCATTGCTTTCTAATTTATCCTGATTATCTGCTTAAGTATATTTTGCCTTGTTTAGCAGGAGTTGATCCGTCATTGAATTCAATCACATAGAAGTATACACCATTTGGTAAAACGTCATCTCCGATTGAAGATTCGCTTGATGTACCGTCCCATGGTTGAGTTGATGAATTTCCTTTATAAACCATTCTTCCCCATCTATTGTAAATCTCAACTTCATAATTTGGATAGTCAAGTTTTAAATATTGAAGATCAAAAGTATCGTTAAGCTGATCACCATTTGGAGAAATACCTTCTTGGAACGGAGTCTCACAATCTCCGAAATCAACTACATAAGTTGCTCTAGTAGAACTTTCACAGCCTGTTGCATTGTTGGATGCACTGGCATAGTAAGTTGTTCCGTCAACTAAAACAGTATTATTGCTAAGTGCATTATCACTGTCGGCAGAATCATACCAAGTAATTACATTATCGCTATTTATAGCTTCAGTTATATCTTGAAGTGTCGTTCTGTTAAATCGATCGTCATATTCACATATTTCAATAGCCGGAATAGTTGGTGCTTGTGGATCCTCAACGGTTACGTTAATAGCAACTCTTTCAGATTCACATCCAGAAGCATTGGTCTGAGTAGCGTAATAGGTTCCCGAAGTTAAAACTTCAGTTGCGTCTAACGCATCTTCAGTAGTCTCATCAGCATAATATGCTACATTGGTTCCTGGAACATTAATGTCTCCAACAGTTGCGCCGTCAACAGCACAGAAACTCAAATCTGTAGCGTTAGGGGTAGGTGCATCAGGAACTTCATTAACTGTAATTGTTAATGTAGAAGCATCTGTTCCACAATTGTTTGTTACTGTGTAAGTGAATACGTAAGTACCTGTTGTGCTAATGTCGAAGTTAGAATTATCACGATCGTTTCCGTCAAGTGAGAAAACTCCATTATCATCTGCTCCATTTAGGAATATACTTAGGTCTATCGGAGTGTCAGCTACACAAACATTTTCGGTAGCATCATCACCTGCATTAGCAGTAGCATTTACAGTAATTGTGAAAGTAGCTGAATCAGAAGTTCCAGCATTCACACAAGTGTCATTTTCATCAACAGTGTAGGTTACGGTATAAGTTCCAGCCGTAATCGCCATGAACATTCCCTCAGTAACCCCATCTCCAGTGAATTCACCAGAAGTGATTGCATTGTCAGAAAGGTAAGCTACAAGATCAATAGATTCATTAACACAAGCATTAAAAGCCATATCCTCACCAGCATTTGCATCAGCAGGGTTGTTTACAGTAATTGTGAAAGTAGCTGAATCAGAAGTTCCAGCATTCACACAAGTGTCATTTTCATCAACAGTGTAGGTTACGGTATAAGTTCCAGCCGTAGTCGCCATGAACATTCCCTCAGTAACCCCATCTCCAGTGAATTCACCAGAAGTGATTGCATTGTCAGAAAGGTAAGCTACAAGATCAATAGATTCATTAACACAAGCATCAAAAGCCATATCCTCACCAGCATTTGCATCAGCAGGGTTGTTTACAGTAATTGTGAAAGTAGCTGAATCAGAAGTTCCAGCATTCACACAAGTGTCATTTTCATCAACAGTGTAGGTTACGGTATAAGTTCCAGCTGTAGTCGCCATGAACATTCCCTCAGTAACCCCATCTCCAGTGAATTCACCAGTAGTGATTGCATTGTCAGAAAGGTAAGCTACAAGATCAATAGATTCATTAACACAAGCATCAAAAGCCATATCCTCACCAGCATTTGCATCAGCAGGGTTGTTAACAGTAATTGTGAAAGTAGCTGAATCAGAAGTTCCGGCATTCACACAAGTGTCATTTTCATCAACAGTGTAGGTTACGGTATAAGTTCCAGCTGTAGTCGCCATGAACATTCCCTCAGTAACCCCATCTCCAGTGAATTCACCAGAAGTGATTGCATTGTCAGAAAGGTAAGCTACAAGATCAATAGATTCATTAACACAAGCATCAAAAGCCATATCCTCACCAGCATTTGCATCAGCAGGGTTGTTTACAGTAATTGTGAAAGTAGCTGAATCAGAAGTTCCGGCATTCACACAAGTGTCATTTTCATCAACAGTGTAGGTTACGGTATAAGTTCCAGCTGTAGTCGCCATGAACATTCCCTCAGTAACCCCATCTCCAGTGAATTCACCAGAAGTGATTGCATTGTCAGAAAGGTAAGCTACAAGATCAATAGATTCATTAACACAAGCATTAAAAGCCATATCCTCACCAGCATTTGCATCAGCAGGGTTGTTTACAGTAATTGTGAAAGTAGCTGAATCAGAAGTTCCAGCATTCACACAAGTGTCATTTTCATCAACAGTGTAGGTTACGGTATAAGTTCCAGCCGTAGTCGCCATGAACATTCCCTCAGTAACCCCATCTCCAGTGAATTCACCAGAAGTGATTGCATTGTCAGAAAGGTAAGCTACAAGATCAATAGATTCATTAACACAAGCATCAAAAGCCATATCCTCACCAGCATTTGCATCAGCAGGGTTGTTAACAGTAATTGTGAAAGTAGCTGAATCAGAAGTTCCGGCATTCACACAAGTGTCATTTTCATCAACAGTGTAGGTTACGGTATAAGTTCCAGCCGTAGTCGCCATGAACATTCCCTCAGTAACCCCATCTCCAGTGAATTCACCAGAAGTGATTGCATTGTCAGAAAGGTAAGCTACAAGATCAATAGATTCATTAACACAAGCATCAAAAGCCATATCCTCACCAGCATTTGCATCAGCAGGGTTGTTTACAGTAATTGTGAAAGTAGCTGAATCAGATCCATTAGTAACACAACTATTAGTACTATTTACATTGTAAGTGATCGTGTAATCACCTGCTGTAGATGCAGAGAATTGTGTCCCCGATACACCGTTACCTGAAAAAGTACCGGTAGTAAGTGCATCACTACTTAGGTAATCGGTAAGTTCAATAGTTTCATTGATACAAACGTCAAAAGAAGCGTCGTCTCCAGCTTTAGGTGATACTGCAGGAGTTATAGTTACTTCAAATTCAGTATCGTCAGATACACAAGAACCATTAGTTGCCACAGCATAATAAGTTCCTGTTGTTAATGCAGTAGCGGGAGCTAGTTCTGTGGTTAAAGAAGCATCATCATAAATAGAAATGCTATCACCAGTGCCTAGATCGGCAACAGTTGCATTATCAGTTTCACAGAAAGTTTGATTAGCAATAACTGGAGCATCCGGAACTTCAGAAATCGCTACTTCGAATTCACTGGCTTCAGAAGTACAAGGTCCATCGCTGGCAACTGCAAAATAAATTCCGTCTACTAAAGCTGTTGAAGGTGCAAGCTCATTTGATAAGCTGGCATCATCGTAAATAGCTATATTAGTATCGGTACCTAAATCAGCAACAGTAGCATTATCAGTTTCACAAAATTCTTGATCTCCTATAACTGGAGCGTCTGGTTGCGCAGTAACCGTAATTGTGAAAGTAGCTTCATCAGTAGTACAATCATCAGCTACACTATAAGTAACTGAATACTCCCCAGCAGGATAGTTTGCCGGATCAAATTGACCATTAAGATCTGTGCCGTCTAAAGTAAATGCACCATCTGTATCAGCATCTCCAGAAAGAAGAGTGAATAAATCTAGCGTAGAGTCATTTGAACATACCACAGTACTAGCGTCATCACCAGCATTTACCGGTTCAAAAACGGTAACCGTAACTTCAAATCTATCTTCACTTTCTGTAGGAGGAAGAGGAGAGTCTACATTGTTGATTATCTGAGTAGCGTAATAAGTTTCTCCGTCAACTAATATGACATCATCACCCAAAGCTGGATTAGATGTAGCAGTACTATACCAACGAATTGCCTGAGTGTTTTCGCTTGTACCTTGTGCTACAAGGTCTGCAACCGTTGCTTCAGGGCAAAAAGTTTGCTGAGCTTCTCCTGTTGGAGCTTCAGCAACTATCGGGTCGTATCGAATCGCTAATCTTTCAGAAGGACAAGCATTTCCTGTTTGCCCTACCCAATATGGGTTTTCAGCAATTAAAGTTGTGTTTCCTGGAAGTGTATTAGTATCATATTGATCTGCAAATACAACTAAATTCATTCCTGGGTTATCATCTACTAAAGTAGCGATTAAATCATCTACATCGAAAGAATCTGAAGAAGATCCAAGAGTAGGGGAAAATGTAGTTCCGTATCCAGAAACTGGAGCCGGAGCTGAATTTACAGTTATATTTACAGCAATTCTTGTACTACAATCTCCATCTGCATTACCTATATAGTAAGTTGCTGCATTTTCAAGAAGCTCGTCACTAGGAATAGGATTCGTAGATGTTTCAGTTCTGTAAACTGTTGTTCCATCAGTTTCTATTTCTCCTACAGTCTGTAGGTAACAGAAAGTCTGATTCTGGTCGGTATTTGCCGTTGTTGGACAACCTTGCTGGCCGTACATAGACAATCCTCCCATAAATAATACAAAGGATAATAGGAACAATTTGGTTCCCCTAATCCTCAAAGTAAAATTTCGCATAGGCTAGGTGTTAAATTCGAATAATAATTAATAAATACAATATTTATAGCACAAATATTGTAATAATTTTTAACATGCGGATATAAAAAATGCTAGGATTTAGGAATTATTAGTATTTTTCCCCTTATTAGGCAATAACTGTTAAAGCTGTTTGGAAATGAAATCTTAAATTTATTATAAGTAATCTTAAAAAATTAACGTTTGGAGGTAAAAAATGTCTTAGGAATGCTGTTTTTTTTTATTTTATGTTGTAAAAGTAATGCGCAATCAAGTGAGGAGTTAAGAACAGCGAAAAAATTTATACAAAATTATGAACTCGATAAGGCTGAAATTTTTATAGATCGAAATTTTGAGTTTACCGAAGCAGGTAAGCTATACTTAGGTAACATTGCTAGTCATCTAAAAGAGTGGGATAAGGCTATCTATAACTATAAAAGTTTAGTAGAGCTGGATCCCAATTTTGCCGAATATCATTTTAAGGTGGGCGGTGCAATGGGCATGAAAGCTATTGAGATTAATAAATTTCAAGCAGCCTTTTTAATACCTAAAGTTAAAGAGCACTTAGAAAAAGCAGCTTCTTTAGATCCTAATCACATAGAAAGCAAAAGAGCTTTGTCTGAATTATATTTACAACTTCCTTCTGTACTAGGAGGTAGTTTTGAAAAAGGATTAGCACAGGCGAAAAGCTTAAATAAGTTAAGTAAGCTTGACTATTGCATTGCTATGGCTTCAGTTTATAATTACAAAGACGAAAAACAAAAATCAGCGAAATATATAAAAGAAGGTATTAAAGCTTTAAAAGGTAAACCGTCTTTAGTTTTGCGTAATTATCTCTATTTTGAGTTTGCGCAAGAAGGGTTAAGGTATGGAATACCTAAATCTGAAATTGATTCTCTCATGGATAAATATATACAGGGATTTAATTATTTGGATCTCAAAACTCCCGCGGAAGCTTATTTAAAGCTTGCTCAAATTTCAGAAAATAAATCAGATAAGTCCACCGCGCTATACTATATTAATAAATCATTAGAAATAGACGGAAATTCCAAAACAGCCTTAGATTTAAAAGAAGATATTAAGGATATGTAAGCTAGAACTTCGTGTTTAAAAAAGCAATAATTACATTTGCTGAAAATTGTTTCAATGAAAATTCATTTTATAGCTATAGGAGGGAGCGCCATGCATGCTTTAGCTATAGCTCTTCTCGATAAAGGATTTCAAATTTCAGGTAGTGATGATGCTATATTTGAGCCTTCAAAATCTTCACTTCAGCAAAACGGTATATTACCAAATGATTTTGGCTGGTTTCCGCAGAAGATTACAAAAGATTTAGATGCAGTAATTTTAGGAATGCACGCTAGAAAAGACAATCCAGAATTATTGAAAGCTCAGGAATTGGGCTTGAAAATTTATTCGTATCCAGAATTTATTTTTGAGCAATCTAAAACCAAAACTCGAGTGGTAGTTGGTGGTTCGCATGGTAAGACCACAATCACAAGTATGATTTTGCATGTGATGCATTACCATGATCGCGAGGTAGATTATCTTGTAGGAGCACAACTAGAAGGACTAGATAATACCATAAAGCTAAACGACAATAATGATTTTATGGTTATTGAAGGGGACGAATATTTATCTTCACCCATAGATCGTCGCCCAAAATTTCATTTGTACGAACCTAACATTGCTTTGCTAAGCGGTATTGCTTGGGACCATATCAATGTATTTCCTACTTATGAGAATTATTTGGAGCAGTTTAGCATCTTTATAGATAAGATTGTAAACGGTGGCATTCTTGTTTATAATGAGGAGGATTTAGAGCTAAAAACTATTGTTGAGAACAATACTAATCCTATAAGAAAACATCCTTATAAAACGCCAGAATATAACATTGAAGATGGGGAAACAGTTCTAATTACTCCGGAAGGTGATATGCCTCTAGAAATTTTTGGTAAACATAATTTAAACAATCTTGCAGGAGCAAAGTGGGTTTGCCAGCATATGGGGATAGATGAAGAAGATTTTTATGAAGCCATTGCAACTTTTAAAGGAGCTTCAAAAAGACTTCAGAAAATTAAAGAATCTGGAGACTTTATCGCTTTTAAAGATTTTGCTCATAGCCCTTCAAAAGTTAGGGCGAGTGTAAATGCAGTAAAAGAACAATTTCAAGATAAAAAAATCATTGCCTGTTTAGAATTGCATACGTTTAGTAGTTTAAATGAAAGTTTTATTGCTGAATATAAAAAATCCCTGGATGCAGCCGATACGGCAATTGTGTTTTATTCTTCTGAAGCTGTTGCGCATAAAAAATTAACAGCTATTTCTACTGAAGCTATAAAGTCTGCTTTCGATCGAGATGATTTAGTAGTAATTACTGAGACTTCAGAATTAGAAGATCATCTAAAAAAATCAAATTTCGATAATTCAGCTTTGCTTTTTATGAGCAGCGGAAATTATGGCGGTATCGATTTAGAACAGTTTGTTACTGAATTATAAAATTGGTTAAATTCTTTAATGCTTTCCTAATGTGTTGTATTTTAACTGAATGGAGGAGCAATCAGAACATTTTAGTATTAAAAATTGGGCAATAGATGATAGGCCAAGAGAAAAATTGCTTAGAAAGGGGAAGCTAGCTTTAAGTGATTCAGAATTGATTGCTATTTTAATAAGTTCTGGCAATCGTAAAGAAACCGCAGTAGAGCTTAGTAAGCGAATTTTGGCCTCAACACAAAATAACCTTAGTGAATTAGGAAAGCTAACGGTTAGCCAACTTTGTAAGTTTAGCGGAATTGGTGAGGCGAAAGCAATTACCAT encodes:
- a CDS encoding OmpA family protein, with the protein product MKNIYSTLLIFLVSIAAFGQRSEIRKADKLFAQRAYIDAASTYEGVSEKNQEVLQNLGDAYFYTNQMQNAAGVYSTLFERHEEIAPEYEFRYAHSLRATNKNDEADKYFASYYDKDVDMKEFEESIVDSSNLYIYEPKMLAADNAASSDFGISYFGENKIAFASTRNTARPIYPWNKKPALDLYTGEISEEGEISNVVLFSDAINTDEHESSAVFNEDGTVMYFDRTNEKRFKTEEGLRVANIRIYKAELIEDQWTNIEALPFTSAEFSTEHPALSPDGSTLYFASDMPGGQGGFDLYKVSVNDDGTYGTPENLGPGINTEHREQFPFISEDNVLYFASDGHIGFGNLDVYKSEGDFTEAENLGSSINSAYDDFAFIINEGEKKGYLTSNRGGNDNLYSFTRTKYVKKTRQIDIPHENRIYFEFDKSEVTPEYQEVLDKVVDILKDSEATNIRIASHADARGSDEYNLKLSQRRADSTKEYLVNNGIASENITTKGYGESQPVNDCTEAKGCSEEEYAKNRRSVITFTTMEVVEE
- a CDS encoding PorP/SprF family type IX secretion system membrane protein, with translation MKNIITKYLIFTGIILFSLKGMSQQDPVFTQYMYNMSVVNPAYATDDPGMLNLGGIYRAQWVNVDGAPRTANFFAHTPISERIEVGLTVVHDEVGDWIKENNITADFAYVLPLTNNSKLSLGAKAGLTTFDSNTTGIVLPDPNDLAFQNYNETFPVFGAGAFWFSDNYYLGVSAPNLFTAKHIENEQGISGIGEEEIHYYITGGYVFDLSQNVKLKPAFMARGVKNSPLSVDVTANVLLYNRLEAGLGYRFDESVTGLVNFKITPQLRVGYAYDYTTTNFGNYNDGTHEIMVLFDIDLFGLNKGYDKSPRFF
- a CDS encoding gliding motility-associated C-terminal domain-containing protein; the encoded protein is MRNFTLRIRGTKLFLLSFVLFMGGLSMYGQQGCPTTANTDQNQTFCYLQTVGEIETDGTTVYRTETSTNPIPSDELLENAATYYIGNADGDCSTRIAVNITVNSAPAPVSGYGTTFSPTLGSSSDSFDVDDLIATLVDDNPGMNLVVFADQYDTNTLPGNTTLIAENPYWVGQTGNACPSERLAIRYDPIVAEAPTGEAQQTFCPEATVADLVAQGTSENTQAIRWYSTATSNPALGDDVILVDGETYYATQIINNVDSPLPPTESEDRFEVTVTVFEPVNAGDDASTVVCSNDSTLDLFTLLSGDADTDGAFTLDGTDLNGQFDPANYPAGEYSVTYSVADDCTTDEATFTITVTAQPDAPVIGDQEFCETDNATVADLGTDTNIAIYDDASLSNELAPSTALVDGIYFAVASDGPCTSEASEFEVAISEVPDAPVIANQTFCETDNATVADLGTGDSISIYDDASLTTELAPATALTTGTYYAVATNGSCVSDDTEFEVTITPAVSPKAGDDASFDVCINETIELTDYLSSDALTTGTFSGNGVSGTQFSASTAGDYTITYNVNSTNSCVTNGSDSATFTITVNNPADANAGEDMAFDACVNESIDLVAYLSDNAITSGEFTGDGVTEGMFMATTAGTYTVTYTVDENDTCVNAGTSDSATFTITVNNPADANAGEDMAFDACVNESIDLVAYLSDNAITSGEFTGDGVTEGMFMATTAGTYTVTYTVDENDTCVNAGTSDSATFTITVNNPADANAGEDMAFNACVNESIDLVAYLSDNAITSGEFTGDGVTEGMFMATTAGTYTVTYTVDENDTCVNAGTSDSATFTITVNNPADANAGEDMAFDACVNESIDLVAYLSDNAITSGEFTGDGVTEGMFMATTAGTYTVTYTVDENDTCVNAGTSDSATFTITVNNPADANAGEDMAFDACVNESIDLVAYLSDNAITTGEFTGDGVTEGMFMATTAGTYTVTYTVDENDTCVNAGTSDSATFTITVNNPADANAGEDMAFDACVNESIDLVAYLSDNAITSGEFTGDGVTEGMFMATTAGTYTVTYTVDENDTCVNAGTSDSATFTITVNNPADANAGEDMAFNACVNESIDLVAYLSDNAITSGEFTGDGVTEGMFMAITAGTYTVTYTVDENDTCVNAGTSDSATFTITVNATANAGDDATENVCVADTPIDLSIFLNGADDNGVFSLDGNDRDNSNFDISTTGTYVFTYTVTNNCGTDASTLTITVNEVPDAPTPNATDLSFCAVDGATVGDINVPGTNVAYYADETTEDALDATEVLTSGTYYATQTNASGCESERVAINVTVEDPQAPTIPAIEICEYDDRFNRTTLQDITEAINSDNVITWYDSADSDNALSNNTVLVDGTTYYASASNNATGCESSTRATYVVDFGDCETPFQEGISPNGDQLNDTFDLQYLKLDYPNYEVEIYNRWGRMVYKGNSSTQPWDGTSSESSIGDDVLPNGVYFYVIEFNDGSTPAKQGKIYLSR
- a CDS encoding tetratricopeptide repeat protein codes for the protein MEVKNVLGMLFFFILCCKSNAQSSEELRTAKKFIQNYELDKAEIFIDRNFEFTEAGKLYLGNIASHLKEWDKAIYNYKSLVELDPNFAEYHFKVGGAMGMKAIEINKFQAAFLIPKVKEHLEKAASLDPNHIESKRALSELYLQLPSVLGGSFEKGLAQAKSLNKLSKLDYCIAMASVYNYKDEKQKSAKYIKEGIKALKGKPSLVLRNYLYFEFAQEGLRYGIPKSEIDSLMDKYIQGFNYLDLKTPAEAYLKLAQISENKSDKSTALYYINKSLEIDGNSKTALDLKEDIKDM
- a CDS encoding UDP-N-acetylmuramate--L-alanine ligase, producing MKIHFIAIGGSAMHALAIALLDKGFQISGSDDAIFEPSKSSLQQNGILPNDFGWFPQKITKDLDAVILGMHARKDNPELLKAQELGLKIYSYPEFIFEQSKTKTRVVVGGSHGKTTITSMILHVMHYHDREVDYLVGAQLEGLDNTIKLNDNNDFMVIEGDEYLSSPIDRRPKFHLYEPNIALLSGIAWDHINVFPTYENYLEQFSIFIDKIVNGGILVYNEEDLELKTIVENNTNPIRKHPYKTPEYNIEDGETVLITPEGDMPLEIFGKHNLNNLAGAKWVCQHMGIDEEDFYEAIATFKGASKRLQKIKESGDFIAFKDFAHSPSKVRASVNAVKEQFQDKKIIACLELHTFSSLNESFIAEYKKSLDAADTAIVFYSSEAVAHKKLTAISTEAIKSAFDRDDLVVITETSELEDHLKKSNFDNSALLFMSSGNYGGIDLEQFVTEL